One Borrelia hispanica CRI genomic region harbors:
- a CDS encoding single-stranded DNA-binding protein, whose product MISKEWKSDVGFMMMGVLMSDINNITLSGRLVKDSLLSYSSTNLAILNFDIANNIKVKREGEWRDNAQFFNCVLFGKRAETLLHFLLKGKQVVVHGSMRHEQYKDKHSGVDKIKSIIFVDQLRLFGGDSKYHNPKVDIP is encoded by the coding sequence GTGATCTCCAAAGAATGGAAATCAGACGTAGGCTTTATGATGATGGGGGTTTTGATGTCTGACATTAATAACATCACATTATCAGGACGCTTAGTTAAAGATTCACTTTTATCTTATAGTAGTACAAATTTAGCTATATTAAATTTTGATATAGCTAATAATATTAAAGTTAAAAGAGAAGGTGAGTGGAGAGATAATGCCCAATTTTTTAATTGTGTATTATTTGGTAAGCGAGCAGAAACTCTTCTTCATTTTCTTCTTAAAGGCAAGCAAGTTGTTGTGCATGGGTCTATGAGACATGAGCAATATAAAGATAAACATAGTGGAGTTGATAAAATTAAAAGCATTATTTTTGTAGATCAACTGAGATTGTTTGGTGGGGATAGTAAGTATCATAATCCTAAAGTTGATATTCCTA